The following coding sequences are from one Scylla paramamosain isolate STU-SP2022 chromosome 21, ASM3559412v1, whole genome shotgun sequence window:
- the LOC135111194 gene encoding uncharacterized protein LOC135111194 isoform X1, whose amino-acid sequence MTWFILEVVTTGKSQMAPEDGIIPTRKSGPATVHLLGRARRAVEAEPHALVGAAGRTVCVIAGLRGEGKSSLARTLLQDEKFQGVFVLPGPVLDEMGIWEAISTQVFEKTRQGLTESEDWMATTRTLVIIDDFLPRWADEALVALNQWKTMSLVLFTTPYHAVNTQEALSTAGIQNVKQHRLAALDKDKVLDSAKNHLVENHLPKLATWLTDNWWWAGAVLRYKGLTEPFCAAWKSGLIETVSTETGLLWAITDCMTESLEKNGLPENALERWWTALGGLCRRSLETGYPMNASEVEYEARKIFPIGSKGVTAKHLLPALGESAGCCGVRWLSLPQPLMEFLAGLNVFHQNLAGAPIKSLVKRIVDEDAVVVHVAGHLARAAERGTTPPEKQLTRLFRNLVLHMDRAKDRFNYTLRILSASHIYPELLKYIVNDVDFTKLWEISDSAMRFRPLEALLEHTRPVKAEVTVARGEAAPEIPQVARLLAERGIFMFLADMNHLTFGNPANSDLLMQTIQKHGTKGVLQDFMGCLSSRCLNDLGKHMTTQNLVCLRVRVTDTQSMKAACLTPEALPSLMWLEIDFDLPFDQLVKVPVPKVNTPLMDVTFRGLTDDDMVRLVAFLALIRKRYSGIHLMQSELSPQGVRTFIKGLFSKLMKTSAHPDAINSYRAWRYPIVGQSLQTDLSDEKARHLIGHDDRPQYNDNEVEAVGVVAERTEVLTLATFLGVLEDPVCFRYECANFRVVKSVDGKVETKEVASYIG is encoded by the exons ATGACGTGGTTCATATTGGAAGTTGTTACAACTGGCAAGTCTCAG ATGGCCCCGGAGGATGGTATCATCCCCACCCGCAAATCCGGACCAGCCACAGTCCACCTGCTCGGCCGCGCACG GCGCGCGGTGGAGGCGGAGCCCCACGCCCTGGTCGGGGCAGCAGGCAGGACGGTGTGCGTCATCGCGGGGCTCAGGGGGGAGGGCAAGTCCAGTCTAGCGCGCACACTGCTGCAGGACGAGAAGTTCCAG GGTGTGTTCGTGCTGCCCGGACCTGTGTTGGACGAGATGGGCATCTGGGAGGCGATCAGCACACAAGTCTTTGAGAAAACACGACAAGGATTGACAGAAAGTGAGGACTGGATGGCGACCACTAGGACGCTAGTCATCATTGACGACTTCTTACCTCGGTGGGCTGACGAAGCACTGGTAGCCCTGAACCAGTGGAAGACAATGTCCCTGGTACTTTTCACAACCCCCTATCATGCAGTCAACACTCAAGAGGCATTGTCGACGGCGGGGATACAAAACGTAAAACAGCACCGCTTGGCCGCCCTAGATAAAGACAAGGTGCTGGACTCTGCCAAGAACCATTTGGTTGAAAATCACCTGCCCAAGCTTGCCACGTGGCTCACTGATAACTGGTGGTGGGCAGGTGCTGTGCTGCGCTACAAGGGACTAACTGAACCATTCTGCGCAGCCTGGAAATCTGGTTTGATTGAAACAGTCTCCACAGAAACGGGACTCTTATGGGCCATCACCGACTGCATGACGGAATCTCTGGAGAAAAATGGACTGCCGGAAAACGCACTGGAAAGATGGTGGACTGCCCTGGGTGGACTTTGCCGAAGAAGCCTCGAGACTGGCTATCCAATGAACGCCTCGGAGGTTGAGTATGAGGCGCGAAAGATTTTCCCAATAGGATCCAAGGGCGTCACTGCCAAACATTTGCTTCCTGCGCTGGGAGAGTCTGCCGGCTGCTGTGGCGTCAGGTGGCTGTCCCTTCCTCAACCTCTGATGGAGTTCCTTGCCGGCTTGAATGTCTTCCATCAAAACCTGGCTGGAGCTCCCATCAAGTCTCTCGTGAAACGGATTGTTGACGAGGATGCAGTGGTGGTCCATGTGGCGGGTCACCTGGCGCGGGCTGCTGAGCGCGGGACAACTCCACCAGAGAAACAATTGACAAGACTTTTTCGTAACCTAGTGCTTCACATGGACCGTGCCAAAGACAGGTTCAATTACACGCTGAGGATCCTGTCTGCATCGCATATTTATCCCGAACTGCTGAAGTACATAGTGAACGACGTTGATTTCACAAAGCTTTGGGAAATCAGCGATTCTGCAATGCGCTTTCGGCCACTTGAGGCATTGCTGGAGCACACTCGTCCCGTGAAGGCAGAGGTGACCGTCGCGAGAGGAGAGGCAGCACCTGAGATACCCCAGGTGGCGCGTCTGCTGGCTGAGCGCGGTATCTTCATGTTCCTTGCAGACATGAACCATCTCACTTTTGGGAACCCCGCAAACTCTGACTTGCTGATGCAGACGATTCAGAAGCACGGCACcaagggagtgttgcaggacttCATGGGGTGTCTGTCTTCTCGCTGTTTGAATGACCTTGGCAAACACATGACCACCCAGAATCTAGTATGTCTGCGAGTGCGTGTAACTGACACACAGTCCATGAAGGCCGCGTGCCTCACCCCAGAGGCACTTCCTTCCCTGATGTGGCTCGAAATTGATTTTGATCTCCCCTTTGATCAGCTGGTGAAGGTTCCAGTGCCCAAGGTCAACACGCCACTCATGGACGTCACTTTCAGGGGTTTGACAGACGACGACATGGTGCGTTTGGTGGCCTTTCTGGCTCTGATCCGAAAACGCTACTCCGGCATCCACCTCATGCAGTCTGAGTTAAGCCCACAAGGGGTCCGGACATTTATCAAGGGTCTCTTCTCAAAACTCATGAAGACCTCGGCCCACCCGGACGCCATCAATAGCTACCGGGCATGGCGCTATCCGATCGTTGGGCAGTCACTTCAGACCGACCTTTCTGATGAGAAGGCAAGACACTTGATAGGTCACGACGATCGCCCGCAGTACAACGACAACGAGGTGGAGGCTGTGGGCGTTGTGGCAGAGAGGACGGAGGTGCTGACCCTGGCCACCTTTCTCGGGGTATTGGAGGACCCTGTCTGCTTCCGTTATGAATGTGCGAACTTCAGAGTGGTGAAGAGTGTGGACGGAAAGGTGGAGACTAAGGAGGTGGCGAGTTACATAGGCTAG
- the LOC135111194 gene encoding uncharacterized protein LOC135111194 isoform X2, with amino-acid sequence MAPEDGIIPTRKSGPATVHLLGRARRAVEAEPHALVGAAGRTVCVIAGLRGEGKSSLARTLLQDEKFQGVFVLPGPVLDEMGIWEAISTQVFEKTRQGLTESEDWMATTRTLVIIDDFLPRWADEALVALNQWKTMSLVLFTTPYHAVNTQEALSTAGIQNVKQHRLAALDKDKVLDSAKNHLVENHLPKLATWLTDNWWWAGAVLRYKGLTEPFCAAWKSGLIETVSTETGLLWAITDCMTESLEKNGLPENALERWWTALGGLCRRSLETGYPMNASEVEYEARKIFPIGSKGVTAKHLLPALGESAGCCGVRWLSLPQPLMEFLAGLNVFHQNLAGAPIKSLVKRIVDEDAVVVHVAGHLARAAERGTTPPEKQLTRLFRNLVLHMDRAKDRFNYTLRILSASHIYPELLKYIVNDVDFTKLWEISDSAMRFRPLEALLEHTRPVKAEVTVARGEAAPEIPQVARLLAERGIFMFLADMNHLTFGNPANSDLLMQTIQKHGTKGVLQDFMGCLSSRCLNDLGKHMTTQNLVCLRVRVTDTQSMKAACLTPEALPSLMWLEIDFDLPFDQLVKVPVPKVNTPLMDVTFRGLTDDDMVRLVAFLALIRKRYSGIHLMQSELSPQGVRTFIKGLFSKLMKTSAHPDAINSYRAWRYPIVGQSLQTDLSDEKARHLIGHDDRPQYNDNEVEAVGVVAERTEVLTLATFLGVLEDPVCFRYECANFRVVKSVDGKVETKEVASYIG; translated from the exons ATGGCCCCGGAGGATGGTATCATCCCCACCCGCAAATCCGGACCAGCCACAGTCCACCTGCTCGGCCGCGCACG GCGCGCGGTGGAGGCGGAGCCCCACGCCCTGGTCGGGGCAGCAGGCAGGACGGTGTGCGTCATCGCGGGGCTCAGGGGGGAGGGCAAGTCCAGTCTAGCGCGCACACTGCTGCAGGACGAGAAGTTCCAG GGTGTGTTCGTGCTGCCCGGACCTGTGTTGGACGAGATGGGCATCTGGGAGGCGATCAGCACACAAGTCTTTGAGAAAACACGACAAGGATTGACAGAAAGTGAGGACTGGATGGCGACCACTAGGACGCTAGTCATCATTGACGACTTCTTACCTCGGTGGGCTGACGAAGCACTGGTAGCCCTGAACCAGTGGAAGACAATGTCCCTGGTACTTTTCACAACCCCCTATCATGCAGTCAACACTCAAGAGGCATTGTCGACGGCGGGGATACAAAACGTAAAACAGCACCGCTTGGCCGCCCTAGATAAAGACAAGGTGCTGGACTCTGCCAAGAACCATTTGGTTGAAAATCACCTGCCCAAGCTTGCCACGTGGCTCACTGATAACTGGTGGTGGGCAGGTGCTGTGCTGCGCTACAAGGGACTAACTGAACCATTCTGCGCAGCCTGGAAATCTGGTTTGATTGAAACAGTCTCCACAGAAACGGGACTCTTATGGGCCATCACCGACTGCATGACGGAATCTCTGGAGAAAAATGGACTGCCGGAAAACGCACTGGAAAGATGGTGGACTGCCCTGGGTGGACTTTGCCGAAGAAGCCTCGAGACTGGCTATCCAATGAACGCCTCGGAGGTTGAGTATGAGGCGCGAAAGATTTTCCCAATAGGATCCAAGGGCGTCACTGCCAAACATTTGCTTCCTGCGCTGGGAGAGTCTGCCGGCTGCTGTGGCGTCAGGTGGCTGTCCCTTCCTCAACCTCTGATGGAGTTCCTTGCCGGCTTGAATGTCTTCCATCAAAACCTGGCTGGAGCTCCCATCAAGTCTCTCGTGAAACGGATTGTTGACGAGGATGCAGTGGTGGTCCATGTGGCGGGTCACCTGGCGCGGGCTGCTGAGCGCGGGACAACTCCACCAGAGAAACAATTGACAAGACTTTTTCGTAACCTAGTGCTTCACATGGACCGTGCCAAAGACAGGTTCAATTACACGCTGAGGATCCTGTCTGCATCGCATATTTATCCCGAACTGCTGAAGTACATAGTGAACGACGTTGATTTCACAAAGCTTTGGGAAATCAGCGATTCTGCAATGCGCTTTCGGCCACTTGAGGCATTGCTGGAGCACACTCGTCCCGTGAAGGCAGAGGTGACCGTCGCGAGAGGAGAGGCAGCACCTGAGATACCCCAGGTGGCGCGTCTGCTGGCTGAGCGCGGTATCTTCATGTTCCTTGCAGACATGAACCATCTCACTTTTGGGAACCCCGCAAACTCTGACTTGCTGATGCAGACGATTCAGAAGCACGGCACcaagggagtgttgcaggacttCATGGGGTGTCTGTCTTCTCGCTGTTTGAATGACCTTGGCAAACACATGACCACCCAGAATCTAGTATGTCTGCGAGTGCGTGTAACTGACACACAGTCCATGAAGGCCGCGTGCCTCACCCCAGAGGCACTTCCTTCCCTGATGTGGCTCGAAATTGATTTTGATCTCCCCTTTGATCAGCTGGTGAAGGTTCCAGTGCCCAAGGTCAACACGCCACTCATGGACGTCACTTTCAGGGGTTTGACAGACGACGACATGGTGCGTTTGGTGGCCTTTCTGGCTCTGATCCGAAAACGCTACTCCGGCATCCACCTCATGCAGTCTGAGTTAAGCCCACAAGGGGTCCGGACATTTATCAAGGGTCTCTTCTCAAAACTCATGAAGACCTCGGCCCACCCGGACGCCATCAATAGCTACCGGGCATGGCGCTATCCGATCGTTGGGCAGTCACTTCAGACCGACCTTTCTGATGAGAAGGCAAGACACTTGATAGGTCACGACGATCGCCCGCAGTACAACGACAACGAGGTGGAGGCTGTGGGCGTTGTGGCAGAGAGGACGGAGGTGCTGACCCTGGCCACCTTTCTCGGGGTATTGGAGGACCCTGTCTGCTTCCGTTATGAATGTGCGAACTTCAGAGTGGTGAAGAGTGTGGACGGAAAGGTGGAGACTAAGGAGGTGGCGAGTTACATAGGCTAG